In Streptomyces sclerotialus, the DNA window CCCCGGACGCGTTCGACGACCCGGCGTCGGTGCATGATGCATCTTGAACGTCCGGTACTCGGTGAGGAGACAACGTGGAAGCGAAGACGGAATCCAGGTCGGTGACGATCAGCACGCCGGACGGCTCGTGCGACGCCTTCGTCGCGCACCCGGCGGGTGCGGGGCCGTACCCCGCCGTACTGTTCGTCATGGACGCCATCGGCCTGCGTCCCGTGCTGGAGGGCATGGCCCGCGAACTCGCCTCGCACGGGTACTACGTCCTGGTGCCGAACCTCTTCTACCGCAACGGCCCGGCGCCCGTCGTGGAGCTGTCCGACCTGAGCCGGCCGGAGCAGCGGGAAGCCTTCCTGCGGCAGGTCATGCCGCTGGTGCACGGGCTGACGCCGGACCTGGCGCTGTCCGACGCCGGCAGCTACCTCGACTTCCTGGCGGCGCAGGAGGAGGTCCGGCCCGGCCCGGTGGGGCTGACCGGTTACTGCATGGGCGGCGCGCTGGCCCTGCGCATCGCGGCGCGCTACCCGGACCGGGTGGCCGCCGCGGCGAGCTTCCACGGCGGTCACCTCGCCACGGACGCGCCGGACAGCCCGCACCGGCTGGCCGGTGACATCGGGGCGGAGCTGTACTTCGGGCACGCCGCGCAGGACGACGCCATGAACGCCGAGCACATCTCCCAGCTGGAGGCGGCGCTCGACGCGGCGGGTACGACGTACCGCTCCGAGGTGTACCCCGGCACCGTCCACGGCTTCACCATGTCCGACACCGCCGCCTACAGCGAGGCGGGCCTGGCCCGCCACTGGGAAGCGCTGCTGGACCTCTTCGCCCGCACGCTGCGGCCGGCCTGACGGTACGTCGGCGACGCGGCGCTACCCGGCGCGCAGCACCTGCGCGACGACCGGGCCCGCCGCGTCGCCGCCGTGACCGCCCGACTGGACGAGCGCGGCGGCCGCGAGGTCGTCGCTGTAGCCGGTGAACCAGCTGTGGGACCGGGACTGGCCGTCCTTCTCGGCGGAGCCGGTCTT includes these proteins:
- a CDS encoding dienelactone hydrolase family protein: MEAKTESRSVTISTPDGSCDAFVAHPAGAGPYPAVLFVMDAIGLRPVLEGMARELASHGYYVLVPNLFYRNGPAPVVELSDLSRPEQREAFLRQVMPLVHGLTPDLALSDAGSYLDFLAAQEEVRPGPVGLTGYCMGGALALRIAARYPDRVAAAASFHGGHLATDAPDSPHRLAGDIGAELYFGHAAQDDAMNAEHISQLEAALDAAGTTYRSEVYPGTVHGFTMSDTAAYSEAGLARHWEALLDLFARTLRPA